A genomic segment from Variovorax paradoxus B4 encodes:
- a CDS encoding MipA/OmpV family protein, with product MTERIRLAKQGKNFRDHLPFTAIAVGVACAAFLSPAWAQADEEKSSEASSQWGLGIGVAMEKKPYRDFNDKAQGIPMITYENKWVSVALPSADLKLTSVGPVSLRLRARLAGDGYEADDSPFLNGMDKRKSSLWLGGAAIWRNDFANLSAELLADGSGNSKGSRFKVQVDRRFTAGAFGFTPRLAAHWVDRKYVDYYYGVKDSEAQSGRPAYVGKSSANMEVGLRVDYAVAPKQTVFLDVSATSFGSGIKNSPLVSRSNQSGVRLGYLYRF from the coding sequence ATGACAGAACGAATCCGCCTTGCGAAGCAAGGCAAGAACTTTCGCGACCACCTGCCCTTCACGGCCATCGCCGTGGGAGTTGCTTGCGCCGCCTTCCTTTCACCGGCCTGGGCACAGGCCGATGAAGAAAAAAGCTCCGAAGCGAGTTCGCAATGGGGCCTCGGCATTGGCGTGGCCATGGAGAAAAAGCCCTATCGCGACTTCAACGACAAGGCCCAGGGCATTCCGATGATCACCTACGAGAACAAGTGGGTCAGCGTCGCGTTACCGAGCGCCGATCTGAAGCTGACTTCCGTCGGTCCTGTGTCTTTACGGCTGCGCGCGCGGCTCGCTGGAGACGGCTACGAGGCCGACGACTCCCCATTCCTCAACGGCATGGACAAGCGCAAGAGCAGCCTGTGGTTGGGCGGCGCGGCCATCTGGCGCAACGACTTTGCCAACCTGTCGGCCGAACTGCTGGCCGACGGGTCGGGCAACAGCAAGGGCTCCCGGTTCAAGGTGCAGGTCGACCGACGCTTCACTGCAGGTGCCTTCGGCTTCACGCCGCGCTTGGCTGCGCATTGGGTGGACCGCAAGTATGTCGACTACTACTACGGCGTGAAGGACTCCGAAGCTCAGTCCGGCCGGCCGGCCTATGTAGGGAAGTCGAGCGCCAACATGGAGGTGGGGCTGCGCGTGGACTACGCCGTGGCGCCCAAACAAACGGTGTTCCTGGACGTGAGTGCAACCAGCTTCGGCAGCGGCATCAAGAACAGCCCGCTCGTCAGCCGATCCAATCAGTCCGGCGTGCGTCTGGGTTATCTCTACCGGTTCTGA
- a CDS encoding DUF2145 domain-containing protein has product MTVARRFALLSLAAFLAFAGGVGHAASLQFCDRAKPLTADQQDRLLRFTAAVQDVLSNAGSDAVLISRSGLDLSRFGIRYSHTAIAWKGANGTWSARQLYYACDEGHPRLYDQGLAGFIMGIDDSTLGYISIVAMPSDAAQALRSAALDTPRALQLLAARYSANAYPFSLRYQNCNQWVMELLAVAWGGLPAGDDLRERAQQWLREAAYKPKPVDVGSHALVFASNFVPLLHLDDHPKDDIYALRLRVSLPSTVEAFVREQRPGSERIELCHDRKQVVVHRGWESVVDGCLPAETDRVVLLD; this is encoded by the coding sequence TTGACCGTCGCTCGCCGTTTCGCGCTGCTGAGTCTCGCGGCTTTCCTCGCCTTCGCGGGAGGCGTTGGGCACGCAGCCTCCTTGCAGTTCTGCGATCGTGCGAAGCCGCTCACGGCAGATCAGCAGGACCGCTTGCTGCGTTTCACCGCCGCGGTGCAAGACGTGCTTTCGAACGCAGGCAGCGACGCCGTGCTGATCAGCCGCTCCGGGCTCGATCTCTCGCGCTTTGGCATCCGCTACTCCCACACTGCCATTGCGTGGAAAGGCGCGAACGGCACCTGGTCCGCACGGCAGCTGTACTACGCCTGTGACGAAGGGCACCCGCGCCTCTACGACCAGGGCCTGGCCGGCTTCATCATGGGCATCGACGACTCCACGCTGGGCTACATCTCGATCGTGGCCATGCCTTCCGACGCGGCACAGGCGCTGCGCAGCGCCGCACTCGACACGCCGCGTGCCTTGCAATTGCTGGCCGCACGCTACAGCGCCAATGCCTACCCGTTCAGCCTGCGCTACCAGAACTGCAACCAGTGGGTCATGGAACTTCTCGCCGTCGCGTGGGGCGGGCTGCCCGCCGGGGACGACCTGCGCGAGCGTGCCCAGCAATGGTTGCGCGAGGCGGCCTACAAGCCGAAGCCGGTCGACGTCGGCTCGCATGCGCTCGTCTTCGCGTCGAACTTCGTGCCGCTGCTGCATCTGGACGACCACCCGAAAGACGACATCTATGCGCTGAGGCTGCGCGTCAGCCTGCCCTCGACGGTGGAAGCCTTCGTGCGTGAACAACGCCCCGGGAGCGAGCGCATCGAACTGTGCCACGACCGCAAGCAGGTCGTGGTGCATCGCGGCTGGGAGTCCGTCGTCGACGGCTGCCTGCCCGCCGAGACCGATCGCGTAGTCCTCCTCGACTGA
- a CDS encoding response regulator transcription factor — protein MNVLFLISGPRTHDELGGMLGRYGLAVDVVDSRDAGTWVFASKPYALILLDAALPAAAHVVIRSVRRISSAPLLVLTQRDQVADRLEGLVQGATEYLAKPCAPADLAARAWALAPGGRCPEETVPRLADLTLDRASGKAFRQGVDLGLSATLFELLDALMARRGQVLSRAELIKAVWGSSAGERDNMVTVGILRLRRKLDDPFDLKLLHTVRGQGYVLKLRNDLEGDRFPLPDPALTIPRPAVRERVQG, from the coding sequence ATGAATGTCCTTTTTCTCATATCCGGCCCCAGAACGCACGACGAACTTGGCGGCATGCTCGGAAGATATGGCCTGGCAGTCGACGTGGTCGACTCCCGCGATGCCGGTACGTGGGTTTTCGCAAGCAAGCCGTACGCATTGATTCTTCTCGACGCTGCGCTGCCGGCCGCCGCGCACGTAGTGATACGTTCCGTTCGGCGCATCAGCAGTGCCCCGCTGCTGGTGCTGACGCAACGAGATCAGGTGGCCGACCGTCTTGAAGGACTGGTGCAGGGCGCAACCGAGTACTTGGCCAAGCCTTGTGCGCCCGCCGATCTGGCGGCGCGCGCCTGGGCACTTGCACCTGGCGGTCGTTGTCCGGAGGAGACCGTCCCGAGACTGGCGGACCTGACCCTCGACCGCGCGAGCGGCAAGGCGTTTCGTCAGGGTGTGGATCTCGGCCTCAGTGCCACGCTGTTCGAGCTTCTGGATGCGCTGATGGCACGCAGAGGCCAGGTGCTGTCGCGCGCCGAACTGATCAAGGCGGTGTGGGGGTCGAGCGCCGGCGAGCGGGACAACATGGTCACGGTCGGTATCCTGAGACTGCGCCGGAAACTGGACGATCCGTTCGACCTGAAGCTGCTCCACACCGTGCGCGGCCAGGGGTACGTGCTGAAGCTACGCAACGATTTGGAAGGTGACAGATTTCCTCTTCCTGACCCAGCCCTCACCATTCCTCGGCCGGCGGTCCGGGAGCGAGTACAAGGCTAG
- a CDS encoding ATP-binding protein, which translates to MILVLGATIALCWIVAFAMLFAYLSHNKASIWDDKLKTIATRILLTIPAGKDMVATGPGLQLRDPALAESEQLVFQVWIDRKRLSVRTPGAPGSPLRPDFEDGIATTVIEGRRWRVYSVSDSEGRIYVQVGNLHSVVDAEMQHEALVGLVLSSILLLIVGTLMWFVVRSSLKPVVALEAAMRSRRKFDLTPLTSSTLPRELHPLIASFNHLLEQLSESVEGERRFIGDAAHELRTPLSTLQAHAQIALRATTLADKDVALKKLLLVAQRSTRLSEQLLDLARLNSSANAPQHALANLSDLALLVVRDFNTYAFQQERSIQLDIRNNCIILCNIDEMGILLRNLIDNALRYTAKGGRVRVSCGHEPGATQEGGQAVGQRVYLEVADDGPGVPLSERQAIFERFYRVAGTSVHGSGIGLSLVAGISQLHHATIETGDGLEGRGFCIRVVFPTVEPLS; encoded by the coding sequence ATGATCCTGGTGCTGGGCGCAACCATCGCCCTATGCTGGATCGTGGCATTCGCGATGCTTTTCGCATATCTCTCGCACAACAAGGCCAGCATCTGGGACGACAAGCTCAAGACCATTGCCACGCGCATCCTGCTGACAATTCCGGCTGGCAAGGACATGGTCGCGACGGGGCCGGGACTGCAGTTGCGGGATCCCGCACTGGCAGAGAGCGAGCAGCTCGTCTTTCAAGTCTGGATCGACCGCAAACGATTGTCCGTTCGTACGCCCGGGGCACCCGGATCCCCGCTACGGCCTGACTTTGAGGATGGCATTGCCACCACGGTGATCGAGGGAAGGCGGTGGCGCGTCTATTCCGTCTCGGATTCCGAAGGCCGAATCTACGTGCAGGTCGGTAATCTCCACAGCGTGGTGGATGCCGAAATGCAGCACGAAGCGTTGGTTGGCTTGGTACTCAGCTCGATTCTTTTGCTGATCGTAGGCACGTTGATGTGGTTCGTGGTTCGCAGCTCACTCAAGCCGGTGGTGGCGCTGGAGGCCGCCATGCGAAGCCGCCGCAAGTTCGACCTCACGCCGCTGACCTCTTCTACCCTGCCGCGCGAGTTGCATCCGCTGATTGCTTCGTTCAATCATCTGTTGGAGCAGCTCTCCGAGTCAGTCGAAGGCGAGCGCCGCTTCATCGGTGATGCCGCGCACGAGTTGCGCACCCCCCTTTCCACGCTGCAGGCGCACGCCCAGATTGCGCTGCGTGCCACCACATTGGCCGACAAGGACGTGGCGCTGAAAAAACTGCTTCTGGTCGCGCAGAGAAGCACACGACTGTCCGAACAGCTGCTCGACCTGGCTCGGCTGAATTCGAGCGCCAACGCCCCACAGCATGCGCTTGCGAACTTGAGCGATCTCGCTCTGCTCGTGGTGCGAGATTTCAACACCTATGCCTTTCAGCAGGAGCGTTCGATCCAACTCGATATTCGCAACAATTGCATCATCCTCTGCAATATCGATGAGATGGGTATCCTGTTGCGCAACCTGATCGACAACGCGCTGCGCTACACCGCAAAGGGGGGACGCGTCCGCGTCAGCTGCGGGCATGAGCCTGGCGCCACACAAGAAGGCGGGCAGGCGGTTGGACAACGTGTCTATCTGGAAGTGGCGGACGACGGTCCTGGCGTTCCGCTGTCGGAACGCCAGGCGATCTTCGAACGCTTCTATCGAGTCGCAGGCACTTCCGTGCACGGCAGCGGTATTGGGTTGTCGCTGGTGGCCGGGATTTCCCAACTACATCATGCAACGATCGAGACCGGGGATGGATTGGAAGGGCGAGGTTTCTGTATACGGGTCGTTTTCCCTACGGTGGAACCCCTCTCCTAG
- a CDS encoding response regulator transcription factor has protein sequence MHLLLVEDDDMLGEAVCDGARQSGWSIDRVGNASAARIALIDHSYAAVLLDLGLPGGESGLTVLRSMRSRYDPTPVLILTARDQLSERIHGLDAGADDYLVKPFQFDELWARVRSVIRRSQGRVIPVFSRGDVAVDRSRRVVTKAGVDVPLSAHEYRTLLALLERPGHVVTRDQLQDVVYGTASVVESNTIAVFIHQLRRKLGDDLIRTVHGHGYVVDQSPP, from the coding sequence ATGCACCTGCTCCTCGTAGAAGACGACGACATGCTGGGTGAGGCCGTGTGCGATGGCGCACGCCAGAGCGGCTGGTCCATCGATCGCGTCGGCAATGCATCTGCCGCCCGGATCGCCCTGATCGACCATTCCTATGCCGCCGTGCTGCTGGACCTGGGCCTGCCGGGAGGGGAGTCGGGACTGACGGTGCTGCGATCGATGCGAAGCCGCTACGACCCGACACCGGTTCTCATTCTCACGGCGCGCGATCAGTTGAGCGAACGCATCCACGGCCTCGATGCAGGCGCCGACGACTACCTTGTCAAGCCTTTCCAGTTCGATGAACTGTGGGCGCGCGTCCGTTCGGTCATCCGCCGCAGCCAGGGTCGCGTGATCCCCGTTTTTTCCCGTGGCGACGTCGCGGTCGACCGCAGTCGCCGCGTGGTCACCAAGGCAGGCGTTGACGTGCCGTTGAGCGCGCACGAGTACCGCACCCTGCTTGCCCTGCTCGAACGCCCCGGCCACGTCGTCACGCGCGACCAACTGCAGGATGTGGTCTACGGAACGGCCAGCGTCGTCGAAAGCAACACCATTGCCGTGTTCATTCACCAGTTGCGCCGCAAGCTCGGCGACGACCTGATCCGCACCGTTCACGGCCACGGCTACGTTGTCGACCAATCTCCGCCGTGA
- a CDS encoding efflux RND transporter permease subunit, which yields MNFATWSLRNPIPAILLFALLTFAGVRGFQQLPIQALPDLDLPTVNIVLSQPGAAPAQLETEVARTVENSLATITGLKHTRTSITDGSVQIRVEFSLEKKLSDALIDTKDAVDRVRSNLPTDLLQPTISAVTERGSPILTYAIASDRMNEEALSWFVDDAVGKALLAVPGVGRVDRLGGVQREVRVEVNTAQMNALGVTTTDVSRALRRTQQESSGGRGQIGLSEQSVRTVATVRQAAELVDMPVTLADGREVRLDQVASVHDTNAERNQAALLDGKAVVGFSVYRAKGFDETRIAQGVTEALERMQAADTSLVVTPVSGSVEYTREQFRGSMQMLYEGAILAVLVVWWFLRDWRATLVAASALPLSILPAFAAMSWLGYSLNTLTLLALAVIVGILVDDAIVEIENIERHRRMGKSVLQATGDAVNEIALAVIATTMTLVVVFVPTTLMSGIPGLFFQQFGWTAVIAVLASLLVARLLTPILASWLLKPHAPSGKPEADGKLMRVYLDSVRWCLTHRWTTMAAATAFFLISIALIPLIPSGLIPASDRGFTTVNVELPPGSSLSDTVEVSERVRGALHDVPGIRSVFTAVGAAQIGGAGQASDVRKSALTLVLRAREDRPSQMAIEKSVRRILTTLPGARFAVSGGGAGEQMSLILTSDNAQALKASAQAFERDLRGVSRLSSIRTTASLERPEIIVRPDLKRAAGRGVSTATIGETIRIATSGDFDAQLPKLNLDSRQVDIRVRVPDTTRQDIEALASLRVPSRNGLVPLSSVAELAVESGPAQIDRYDRRRYVTVSADLGGMPLGEALTAARVLPAAQQMPSSVSLINTGDAEVAAELTSGFGLAILTGVLCMFCVLVLLFKDFLQPVTILSAIPLSLGGAFVALLLARSELDVPSMIGLVMLMGIVTKNSNLLVEHTVVGMRDRGLPPMDALIDACHKRSRPIVMTTVAMIAGMLPIALGLGPDASFRQPMAIAVIGGLVTSTLLSLLVVPVVFTYVNGFERWFRSRVAQ from the coding sequence ATGAACTTCGCCACGTGGTCCTTGCGCAACCCGATTCCAGCCATCCTGTTGTTCGCCCTGCTGACATTTGCAGGTGTGCGCGGTTTTCAGCAACTCCCGATCCAGGCTCTTCCAGACCTGGACCTGCCGACCGTGAACATCGTGCTCTCTCAGCCTGGCGCGGCTCCCGCCCAGCTCGAGACCGAGGTCGCTCGCACGGTAGAGAATTCGCTCGCCACCATCACCGGACTCAAGCACACACGCACGTCGATCACCGACGGCAGCGTGCAAATCCGTGTGGAGTTTTCGCTGGAGAAGAAGCTTTCGGACGCCCTGATCGACACGAAAGATGCGGTCGATCGCGTGCGTTCGAACCTGCCAACGGATCTACTGCAACCGACCATCAGCGCCGTCACCGAACGCGGCAGCCCGATCCTCACTTACGCCATCGCATCCGATCGAATGAACGAGGAAGCGCTCTCGTGGTTCGTCGATGACGCTGTCGGAAAAGCGCTGCTCGCGGTACCCGGTGTCGGACGCGTGGACCGGCTGGGTGGCGTCCAGCGCGAAGTCCGCGTCGAAGTGAATACCGCACAGATGAATGCGCTTGGCGTGACGACAACGGACGTCTCGCGGGCATTGCGGCGCACCCAGCAGGAATCCTCCGGTGGGCGCGGCCAGATCGGCCTCTCCGAGCAATCGGTAAGAACGGTTGCGACGGTGCGACAGGCCGCCGAACTGGTGGACATGCCGGTGACCCTGGCCGATGGTCGCGAGGTGCGGCTGGACCAAGTGGCATCGGTGCACGATACGAATGCCGAACGCAACCAGGCCGCACTGCTGGACGGCAAGGCCGTCGTGGGATTCAGCGTCTATCGCGCCAAAGGCTTCGACGAGACGCGAATCGCACAGGGCGTCACCGAAGCGCTAGAACGCATGCAGGCGGCCGACACGTCTCTGGTCGTCACGCCGGTATCGGGGAGTGTGGAATACACCCGCGAACAGTTCCGCGGCTCGATGCAGATGCTGTACGAGGGAGCGATCCTTGCGGTGCTGGTCGTCTGGTGGTTCCTGCGTGACTGGCGTGCCACGCTGGTGGCAGCCTCTGCCCTGCCGCTGTCGATCTTGCCGGCGTTCGCGGCGATGTCCTGGCTCGGCTATTCGCTCAACACACTGACGCTGCTTGCTCTGGCGGTGATCGTCGGCATCCTGGTCGACGATGCCATCGTCGAGATCGAGAACATCGAACGCCACCGGCGCATGGGTAAGTCCGTGCTGCAGGCCACCGGCGACGCGGTCAATGAGATCGCGTTGGCGGTGATCGCAACCACGATGACGCTGGTGGTGGTTTTTGTGCCAACCACGTTGATGAGTGGCATACCGGGTCTCTTCTTTCAGCAGTTCGGCTGGACTGCGGTGATCGCAGTGCTGGCGTCACTGCTCGTGGCGCGCCTGCTGACACCCATCTTGGCCTCATGGCTGCTCAAGCCGCATGCACCGTCGGGAAAGCCGGAGGCAGACGGCAAGCTCATGCGCGTCTACCTGGACTCGGTGCGGTGGTGCCTGACGCACCGCTGGACAACGATGGCCGCAGCCACCGCGTTCTTCCTGATCTCGATCGCGCTGATCCCGCTGATACCCTCAGGCCTGATTCCCGCATCGGATCGCGGCTTCACCACGGTCAACGTCGAGCTACCGCCGGGCAGTTCGCTGAGCGACACCGTGGAAGTGTCGGAGCGCGTGCGCGGCGCGCTGCACGACGTCCCGGGAATTCGCAGCGTATTTACCGCCGTGGGAGCCGCACAAATCGGTGGTGCGGGCCAGGCTTCCGATGTGCGCAAGAGCGCGCTGACCTTGGTGCTGCGAGCCCGTGAAGACCGCCCCTCGCAAATGGCGATCGAAAAGAGTGTGCGCAGGATACTCACCACGCTACCGGGTGCACGCTTTGCCGTGAGCGGTGGCGGCGCAGGCGAACAGATGTCGTTGATTCTCACGAGTGACAACGCGCAGGCACTGAAAGCAAGTGCGCAAGCCTTCGAGCGCGATTTACGCGGCGTGAGTCGACTCTCGAGTATTCGCACAACAGCCAGCCTTGAGCGCCCCGAAATCATCGTGCGGCCCGACCTGAAACGTGCCGCCGGGCGTGGAGTGAGCACGGCCACGATTGGCGAGACCATCCGAATTGCCACCAGTGGCGATTTCGATGCGCAGTTGCCCAAGCTCAACCTCGACAGCCGCCAGGTCGACATCCGTGTGCGCGTGCCCGATACGACGCGCCAGGACATCGAAGCGCTCGCTAGCCTGCGAGTGCCTTCGCGCAACGGACTGGTACCGCTGTCGAGCGTGGCCGAACTGGCTGTTGAAAGCGGCCCGGCACAGATCGACCGTTACGACAGGCGCCGCTACGTCACCGTGAGCGCCGACCTCGGCGGCATGCCGCTGGGCGAGGCACTGACAGCAGCCCGTGTACTGCCAGCGGCGCAGCAGATGCCGTCGAGCGTTTCGCTGATCAATACGGGCGATGCCGAAGTGGCGGCCGAGCTGACCTCGGGCTTCGGCCTCGCGATCCTCACTGGCGTGCTGTGCATGTTCTGTGTGCTGGTGCTTCTTTTCAAAGACTTCCTGCAGCCCGTCACCATCCTTTCGGCGATTCCGCTGTCGCTGGGCGGAGCCTTCGTGGCGCTGCTTCTGGCGCGAAGTGAGCTGGATGTTCCGTCGATGATCGGATTGGTGATGCTCATGGGCATTGTCACCAAGAACTCGAACTTGCTGGTGGAACACACAGTCGTCGGCATGAGGGACCGCGGCCTTCCTCCCATGGACGCGTTGATCGATGCCTGCCATAAGCGTTCGAGGCCGATCGTGATGACCACGGTAGCGATGATCGCAGGCATGCTGCCCATCGCCCTCGGTTTGGGCCCGGACGCGAGCTTTCGTCAGCCGATGGCGATCGCTGTGATCGGTGGTCTCGTGACCTCGACACTGCTCAGCCTGCTCGTGGTCCCTGTGGTATTCACGTATGTCAACGGATTCGAGCGCTGGTTCAGGTCGCGTGTCGCGCAATAG
- a CDS encoding efflux RND transporter periplasmic adaptor subunit produces the protein MNSNESDKTEPAMLQSAKHVVRPALRSGRRLVWVLATFTIIVLSIAFTVWSLREHHSPRPAAPTASALTVTEVLARTTEWPTTLDAPGAIAPWQEAVVGSQTSGLRIAELHVGVGDVVRRGQLLARFDAAMLRADEAQLLAGLAQAESLAAQADANRERALQLKGSGGISEQEILQYVTQAATARAQVDSARAQLNSKRLQLRHADVIAPDDGEISARSATLGAVASSGQELFRLVRQSRLEWRGELTAGQIAAVTLGQSVSLALPDGGTAQARIRQIAPLLDERSRLGVVYADIAPGSTARGGMYASGQIALTTSNALVVPASSVVIRDGRSFVFRFIGSEATRKVRAQAVTTGRRRGTEIEILQNLAQGDHVVAQGAGLLNDGDTVRVASPSVTAPLAALTLNKG, from the coding sequence ATGAACTCGAACGAGTCCGACAAAACCGAACCGGCCATGCTCCAGTCCGCAAAGCATGTCGTGCGCCCTGCTTTACGTTCGGGTCGACGTCTTGTATGGGTCCTTGCCACGTTCACGATCATCGTGCTGTCCATCGCATTTACCGTGTGGAGCCTTCGGGAACACCATTCGCCGCGCCCTGCGGCACCGACCGCCTCTGCATTGACGGTAACGGAAGTTCTCGCGCGCACAACGGAATGGCCCACCACGTTGGATGCCCCCGGCGCGATTGCGCCATGGCAGGAAGCTGTCGTCGGCTCCCAGACCTCAGGGCTGCGGATTGCAGAACTGCATGTCGGCGTGGGCGACGTCGTACGACGCGGCCAACTCCTCGCGCGCTTCGATGCCGCCATGCTGCGCGCGGATGAGGCGCAACTGCTCGCCGGCCTCGCGCAGGCCGAGAGTCTCGCCGCGCAGGCCGATGCGAACCGCGAACGCGCCCTTCAACTCAAGGGCAGCGGAGGCATCAGCGAGCAGGAGATCCTTCAGTACGTCACGCAAGCCGCGACTGCGCGAGCGCAGGTCGATTCGGCTCGCGCGCAATTGAACTCCAAACGCCTGCAACTGCGCCATGCAGACGTCATTGCCCCTGACGATGGTGAAATCAGCGCGCGCTCGGCCACCTTGGGGGCGGTGGCAAGCAGCGGGCAGGAGCTCTTCCGGCTGGTGCGGCAAAGCAGGCTCGAATGGCGCGGCGAGCTCACGGCCGGGCAGATCGCAGCCGTGACCTTGGGGCAGTCGGTTTCGCTCGCGCTACCCGACGGCGGCACCGCCCAGGCGCGCATCCGTCAGATCGCGCCCCTGCTCGACGAGCGTTCGCGGCTCGGCGTTGTGTATGCGGACATTGCCCCCGGCAGCACCGCACGCGGCGGCATGTACGCCAGCGGTCAGATCGCACTGACGACGAGCAATGCGTTGGTGGTTCCTGCGTCGAGTGTGGTGATCCGCGACGGTCGCAGTTTTGTATTCCGATTCATTGGATCCGAGGCCACGCGCAAAGTGCGTGCGCAGGCCGTGACGACCGGACGTCGACGTGGCACGGAGATCGAAATCCTGCAAAACCTCGCGCAAGGCGATCACGTAGTCGCGCAGGGTGCCGGCCTGCTCAACGATGGCGATACCGTGCGCGTCGCCAGTCCATCAGTCACTGCACCGTTGGCGGCGCTGACATTGAACAAGGGCTGA
- a CDS encoding efflux transporter outer membrane subunit has protein sequence MLNCAMKRHPMRSAKPRFTASLLIPLLAALAGCSTQSPYAADAISAPAAWSAMQQEGLSTATANTQWWRQLNDPAIDALTGAALADSPTLAQAMSRVDEARAQLGVSSAQRLPTLGINAGSTRGRSLNTDSSDGSTRTTTATSVGIGPSWELDLFGRIRNSVEASERKLDARDADARAAHLSLTSQIASQVLALRACEFSSMVLAEDIDSREKTLQLTRRRVTTGFVAPIEEARAISGLATARTSLAARRQECARSANALVALSGQPLDTVRALVFVPLSASLPAAISRDTRFGIDSVMPVAPRARLSLPAEVLAAHPSVVSAEREVAAAWAEIGVARAERLPRLDLSAALSGQWLHAAGTTLDYTAWSAGPALVGSLFDGGRGAANVAATEARYRGAVAALRIAVRSAAQEIEDALAAVASSDERRLTTHEAVVAARLVLEATEARWRAGAVSLFELEDARRQFAAAQDSAIAAAQDSGQAWISLVRASGNAATTEPPLSS, from the coding sequence ATGCTGAACTGCGCAATGAAGCGCCACCCGATGCGCAGCGCGAAGCCGAGATTTACAGCATCCCTCCTGATTCCACTGCTTGCCGCACTGGCTGGCTGTTCAACGCAGTCGCCGTATGCAGCCGACGCCATTTCAGCGCCGGCAGCCTGGTCTGCGATGCAGCAGGAAGGCCTCTCCACAGCCACGGCGAACACCCAGTGGTGGCGCCAACTGAACGACCCCGCCATCGATGCACTGACCGGCGCAGCACTGGCCGACAGCCCCACCCTTGCTCAAGCCATGTCACGCGTCGATGAAGCCAGGGCTCAGTTGGGCGTTTCCAGCGCACAGCGCTTGCCGACCTTGGGCATCAACGCCGGCAGCACGCGCGGGCGCAGCCTGAACACCGATAGCAGCGATGGAAGCACGCGCACGACCACCGCGACATCCGTCGGCATTGGCCCCAGTTGGGAGCTTGACCTCTTCGGCCGCATCCGCAATTCAGTGGAGGCCAGTGAGCGCAAGCTCGACGCCCGGGATGCCGATGCCCGTGCGGCCCACCTTTCGCTGACTTCGCAGATCGCAAGCCAGGTGCTGGCGTTGCGGGCCTGCGAGTTTTCCAGCATGGTGCTGGCCGAAGACATCGATTCGCGCGAGAAAACGCTTCAACTTACCCGTCGCCGCGTCACCACCGGATTTGTCGCACCCATCGAAGAAGCGCGCGCAATCAGCGGACTGGCCACCGCACGCACAAGCCTTGCCGCTCGGCGGCAGGAATGCGCCCGCAGTGCCAATGCACTGGTGGCACTGAGTGGACAGCCACTCGACACCGTTCGCGCACTTGTTTTCGTCCCGTTGTCAGCATCGCTTCCCGCTGCAATCAGCAGAGACACCCGGTTTGGGATCGACTCGGTGATGCCAGTCGCACCGCGCGCGCGGTTGTCCTTGCCAGCCGAGGTGCTTGCGGCACATCCCAGCGTGGTGAGTGCCGAGCGCGAAGTCGCCGCTGCCTGGGCGGAGATTGGCGTGGCACGGGCAGAACGCCTTCCGCGACTGGACCTTTCAGCGGCATTGAGCGGCCAATGGCTTCACGCAGCCGGCACCACGCTCGACTACACAGCCTGGTCAGCAGGTCCCGCGCTCGTGGGCAGTTTGTTCGACGGCGGACGCGGCGCGGCCAACGTGGCAGCGACAGAGGCCCGCTACCGCGGTGCGGTAGCTGCCTTGCGCATCGCCGTGCGCTCCGCGGCTCAGGAAATCGAAGACGCCCTGGCGGCGGTCGCCTCGTCCGATGAACGCCGCCTCACCACCCATGAGGCGGTGGTCGCCGCCCGGCTGGTTCTCGAAGCCACGGAAGCGCGCTGGCGCGCTGGCGCCGTGAGCCTCTTCGAGCTCGAGGACGCACGACGCCAGTTCGCGGCAGCGCAGGACAGCGCGATCGCCGCCGCACAGGACAGCGGCCAAGCCTGGATCAGCCTCGTGCGAGCTTCTGGCAATGCCGCCACCACCGAACCCCCTCTCTCTTCATGA